A window of Streptomyces sp. NBC_01142 genomic DNA:
CGAAAGGCAAACTGAAGCGCGGCGAGGACGCACGGCAGGGAGCGGTACGCGAGGTGCTGGAGGAAACCGGCATGGCGTGCGACCTGGGACCTGAGCTGCCCACCGTCCTCTACCGGGCCGAGGGCCGGCCCAAGGAAGTCCGCTACTGGGCGGCGGAGGCCACCGGCGGCTCGTTCGAGCCGAACAGGGAGGTCGACCGGCTGCTGTGGCTGCCTCCTGCTGCCGCGCGCGACCGGCTCACCCAGCCCCGCGACCGCCTCCTCGTAGACGCGCTGCTGGAGGCTCTGCACTCGGCCTGGGACGGCGGGTGAGTCACACACGGTGTACAGATCGAAGGGTGGCACTTAGCCGCCCGACACGGTTCACCTTCCGTTCACTCTCTCCCGTTGGCCGCTTCATCTGATCTGCCTAATTTCGGCCCTACACGGTGACCGGCACAGCGTCGGTCCCCCCACCCCGATCACACGCCGCCACGGAACGTTCAGACACCCCAGTCAGCGTCCGGCGGCTTCTGGAAGGAACACCCGAAAGTGAAGCTTCAGAGCAAGAACGGGCTTCGCGCCACCGCGCTCGGCGCCCTCGCCGTTTCCGGCGCCCTGGTCCTCACGGCGTGTGGTTCGGACGACAACGCCGGCTCCACCGGCGGCAACGGCAGCAAGACCAGCGCCGCCTCGAACATCAAGTGCGAGGACGCCAAGGGCCAGCTCCTCGCGGCGGGCTCGACCGCACAGAAGAACGCCATGGACCTCTGGGTGAAGAACTTCCAGGCGGCCTGCTCCGGCGTGGAGATCAACTACCAGGCCATCGGCTCCGGCGGCGGCATCACCAAGTTCAATCAGGGCCAGGTCGCCTTCGCGGGCTCCGACTCCGCGCTCAAGCCCGAAGAGGTCACCGAGTCGAAGAAGATCTGCAAGACCGGCCAGGGCATCAACCTGCCCATGGTGGGCGGCCCGGTCGCCATCGGCTACAAGCTGAGCGGCGTGGACAACCTGGTCCTGGACGCCCCGACCCTCGCCAAGATCTTCGACTCGAAGATCAAGAAGTGGGACGACGAGGCGATCAAGAAGCTCAACCCGGACGCCAAGCTGCCCAGCACCAGCATCCAGGCCTTCCACCGCTCGGACGAGTCCGGCACCACCCAGAACCTCGGCAAGTACCTCAGCGAGGCCGCCCCGGCCGACTGGAAGTACGACCCGAAGACGAAGTCCTGGCCGGCCGAGGGTGGCCAGGCCGCCAACGGCTCCTCCGGCGTCGCCACCGCGGTCAAGGACGCCGAAGGCGCGATCGGCTACTTCGAGCTCTCCTACGCGACCGCCAGCAAGATGAGTACCGTCAAGCTGAACACGGGTGCCGCTGCCCCGGTCGAGGCGACCACCGAGAACGCCTCCAAGGCCATCGCCGCCGCCAAGGTCAAGGGCACCGGCAGCGACCTCGCCCTGTCCCTCGACTACAAGACCAAGGCCGAGGGCGCGTACCCGATCGTCCTGGTCACGTACGAGATCGCCTGCGACAAGGGCAACAAGGCGGAGACCCTGCCGACCCTCAAGTCGTTCCTGAACTACACGGTCAGCGAGGACGGCCAGAAGGTCCTCGCCGAGGCCGGCTACGCCCCGCTCCCGGCCGAGATCGCGGCCAAGGTCCGCGAGATCGTCCCGACCCTGTCCTGATTTCCGGCCGAGGCCGGTCCGTGCCGCAGCACGGGCCGGACC
This region includes:
- a CDS encoding NUDIX hydrolase, giving the protein MNDDSVILAAGCVLWRRSPSVDGIELALVHRPKWADWSHPKGKLKRGEDARQGAVREVLEETGMACDLGPELPTVLYRAEGRPKEVRYWAAEATGGSFEPNREVDRLLWLPPAAARDRLTQPRDRLLVDALLEALHSAWDGG
- the pstS gene encoding phosphate ABC transporter substrate-binding protein PstS; the protein is MKLQSKNGLRATALGALAVSGALVLTACGSDDNAGSTGGNGSKTSAASNIKCEDAKGQLLAAGSTAQKNAMDLWVKNFQAACSGVEINYQAIGSGGGITKFNQGQVAFAGSDSALKPEEVTESKKICKTGQGINLPMVGGPVAIGYKLSGVDNLVLDAPTLAKIFDSKIKKWDDEAIKKLNPDAKLPSTSIQAFHRSDESGTTQNLGKYLSEAAPADWKYDPKTKSWPAEGGQAANGSSGVATAVKDAEGAIGYFELSYATASKMSTVKLNTGAAAPVEATTENASKAIAAAKVKGTGSDLALSLDYKTKAEGAYPIVLVTYEIACDKGNKAETLPTLKSFLNYTVSEDGQKVLAEAGYAPLPAEIAAKVREIVPTLS